A single window of Deltaproteobacteria bacterium DNA harbors:
- a CDS encoding MBL fold metallo-hydrolase, producing the protein MYFKQITVPGLGCFSYVIGCPAAKAMVVVDPKRDVQDYLDISRNEGMKITHIINTHVHADHVSGDQELRSHTGAQIYVQENAPVAYQHQDLKEGDVIEVGIAKLEVLFTPGHTPNSISLLVTDRSRSQEPWMILTGDVLFVGDIGRPDLAGEEILDEQVHNLYNSLYDKLASYPDHLEVFPAHGMGSLCGKGMSFKTSSTLGFERHHNPMLQFSSFEAFREAVTKEFPARPKSFSHIIQTNIKGAPLLERCPLDLAMSPERFAERMQQGAIVIDTRDTAAFGGFHIPGSLNIGFEKQLANWVGMVVEPTADLLLVVTDRERYDAMCTELHRIGYDNIYGYLSGGIASWLFSGKPVSKLPQLSVHELKARLDQGEPTHLIDVRTKAEWDGGHIAQAKHLPLTEVLSNGFALPTDVQIVVNCGTGYRSNIAASFLQQRGYGNVFSLAGGTFAWTHAGFELTN; encoded by the coding sequence ATGTATTTTAAACAAATAACAGTTCCAGGTTTGGGTTGCTTCTCCTATGTGATCGGCTGCCCAGCAGCAAAGGCTATGGTAGTGGTTGATCCCAAACGAGACGTGCAGGACTATCTGGACATATCCAGAAACGAAGGCATGAAAATCACTCATATCATCAATACTCACGTTCACGCTGATCACGTCAGCGGTGACCAGGAACTCCGCTCGCATACCGGCGCTCAGATATACGTCCAAGAAAATGCCCCCGTGGCGTATCAACATCAGGATCTCAAAGAAGGTGACGTAATAGAGGTCGGTATCGCCAAATTGGAGGTCCTTTTTACCCCAGGACACACCCCGAACTCCATCTCGCTTCTGGTCACGGACAGATCACGCTCACAAGAGCCCTGGATGATTCTCACTGGAGACGTACTCTTCGTGGGCGACATTGGCCGACCAGATCTTGCTGGAGAGGAGATCCTCGACGAACAGGTTCACAATCTCTATAACAGCCTCTATGACAAACTTGCCAGCTACCCGGATCACCTGGAGGTCTTCCCTGCCCACGGTATGGGTTCTCTGTGCGGCAAGGGCATGAGCTTCAAGACCAGCTCCACCCTGGGCTTCGAGCGGCACCACAACCCCATGCTCCAGTTTTCCTCTTTTGAGGCTTTCAGGGAAGCAGTAACAAAGGAATTCCCTGCCAGGCCCAAGAGCTTCAGCCATATTATTCAGACCAATATCAAGGGCGCTCCCCTGTTGGAGCGCTGTCCACTGGATCTGGCCATGTCACCCGAACGCTTTGCAGAGCGTATGCAGCAGGGGGCCATCGTCATTGATACCCGCGACACTGCCGCTTTCGGTGGCTTTCACATCCCCGGGTCTCTCAACATTGGTTTCGAAAAGCAGCTTGCCAACTGGGTCGGCATGGTAGTGGAACCCACAGCCGATCTGCTGCTGGTGGTTACGGACAGGGAGCGCTACGATGCCATGTGCACCGAACTTCATAGAATAGGCTACGACAACATTTACGGCTACCTGTCAGGAGGGATTGCCTCCTGGCTGTTCTCCGGCAAACCAGTGAGCAAGTTGCCTCAACTTTCGGTCCATGAGCTCAAAGCGAGGTTAGACCAGGGCGAACCTACGCACCTGATTGATGTGCGCACCAAGGCAGAATGGGATGGCGGCCACATAGCTCAAGCCAAACACCTGCCGCTTACAGAGGTGCTGAGCAACGGTTTTGCCTTGCCCACAGACGTCCAGATTGTGGTAAATTGTGGGACGGGCTATCGCTCCAACATTGCCGCCTCATTTCTCCAGCAGCGTGGCTATGGCAACGTCTTCTCATTGGCTGGCGGGACCTTCGCCTGGACGCATGCCGGCTTCGAATTGACCAATTAG
- a CDS encoding FprA family A-type flavoprotein has protein sequence MNAPYKAIKVSDHVYWVGAIDWGIRDFHGYATYRGTTYNAFLVTADKLTLIDTVKRPFQEELLSRIRSVVDPRDIAYLVSNHAEMDHSGSLVGVLEAIQPEKVFASVMGAKALKDHFHLDQEIVPVKDGSDLSLGNLHLSFLETRMLHWPDNMFSYLAEDRLLFSQDAFGMHLASSERFADEIDPGILEYEGAKYFANILLPFSPLVTKLLEKVGQLGLQIDIIACDHGPIWRRDLDKILSWYATWAKQKPTMKALIVFDTMWHSTALMAESIAEGLVTGGANPKLLPLKANHRSDVATELLDAGALLVGSPTLNNNMFPTVADVLTYLKGLKPRNLVGTAFGSYGWSGEAVAQVRGILEAMKVELVGDGLRVKFVPDRETLGRCYDLGIAIADRLKAKAAKAD, from the coding sequence ATGAACGCACCGTACAAGGCAATCAAAGTAAGCGACCATGTCTACTGGGTTGGAGCCATTGATTGGGGCATTCGTGATTTTCACGGTTATGCCACCTACCGGGGAACTACCTACAATGCCTTTCTTGTTACAGCGGACAAGCTCACCTTGATCGACACCGTAAAGAGACCATTTCAGGAGGAGCTTCTTTCCCGGATAAGGTCGGTAGTGGACCCTAGAGACATCGCCTATCTGGTCTCCAATCACGCGGAAATGGACCATTCCGGTTCCCTTGTCGGCGTGCTCGAGGCCATCCAACCAGAGAAGGTCTTTGCCTCTGTCATGGGCGCCAAAGCACTAAAAGATCACTTTCATCTGGACCAGGAAATAGTGCCGGTAAAAGATGGCAGTGACCTGAGCCTCGGCAATCTGCACCTCAGTTTTCTTGAGACTCGCATGCTCCATTGGCCCGACAACATGTTCAGCTATCTCGCCGAGGACAGGCTGCTCTTTTCCCAGGACGCCTTTGGCATGCACCTTGCCAGCAGTGAGCGCTTTGCAGATGAAATAGACCCTGGCATCCTGGAATATGAAGGGGCAAAGTATTTCGCCAACATCCTGCTGCCCTTCTCGCCGCTGGTCACCAAGCTTCTGGAAAAGGTGGGCCAGCTGGGACTGCAGATCGACATCATTGCTTGTGATCATGGCCCCATTTGGCGGCGGGACCTCGACAAGATCCTCAGCTGGTACGCCACCTGGGCCAAACAGAAGCCCACCATGAAGGCGCTGATTGTCTTTGATACTATGTGGCACAGTACGGCGCTCATGGCTGAGAGCATTGCCGAGGGACTCGTAACTGGCGGTGCCAACCCGAAGCTGCTCCCCCTGAAGGCGAACCATCGAAGTGATGTTGCCACTGAACTCCTGGATGCCGGTGCGTTGCTGGTAGGCTCCCCCACCCTGAATAACAACATGTTCCCCACGGTGGCGGATGTCCTGACATACCTGAAAGGTCTGAAACCGCGAAACCTTGTGGGCACTGCCTTTGGTTCCTACGGTTGGAGCGGCGAAGCAGTGGCCCAAGTCCGGGGAATACTCGAAGCTATGAAGGTGGAACTCGTTGGCGACGGGCTCCGCGTCAAGTTTGTTCCTGACCGAGAGACTCTTGGCCGCTGCTATGATCTTGGCATTGCCATAGCTGACAGGCTCAAAGCAAAGGCGGCAAAGGCAGACTAG
- a CDS encoding sigma 54-interacting transcriptional regulator → MADHLDATACPYTQAALSPDWFEAILCSLNDGVFCVDANWRITCFNRAAAEITGVPREQALGRPCHEVFRSNICKKACALRFTMETGKPVINLVISIVNSVGSKVPISISTAVLKDKNGKIVGGVETFRDLSLVEQLRKEIDKRHTFEDIISESPKMAHLFDMIPVIAASDSTVLITGESGTGKGLVARAVHNLSPRQKLPFVTVNCGAIPETLLESELFGYKAGAFTDARKDKPGRFALAQGGTIFLDEIGDIPTSIQAKLLRVLQEKIFEPLGGVQGIRADVRIIAATNRDLVKLVEQGLFRTDLYYRVNVFQLVLPPLRDRKEDIPLLVEHFITKLSALKGKDIAGITPEAIRILMNHNYPGNVRELENIIEHAFVICPGGMIQAHHLPDNLLDGAAAAVRPTLKLVDQYERELILTALRKNRWNRLQTARDLGIHKTTLFRKIRKLGINLPRKDGRSKG, encoded by the coding sequence ATGGCAGATCACCTAGACGCTACCGCCTGCCCATATACCCAGGCTGCCCTCTCGCCAGACTGGTTCGAGGCAATTCTATGCAGTCTCAACGATGGTGTTTTCTGTGTTGACGCGAACTGGCGCATCACCTGCTTCAACCGAGCAGCTGCCGAAATCACTGGTGTGCCTCGTGAACAAGCCCTGGGCCGCCCCTGCCACGAGGTCTTTCGCAGCAACATATGCAAGAAGGCCTGCGCCCTTCGCTTTACCATGGAAACTGGCAAACCAGTAATCAATCTGGTCATAAGCATTGTCAATTCAGTGGGAAGCAAGGTACCCATCAGTATCTCGACAGCTGTTCTCAAGGATAAAAATGGCAAGATCGTAGGAGGGGTAGAAACGTTTCGAGATCTCAGCCTGGTGGAGCAGCTGCGCAAGGAAATCGACAAGCGCCATACTTTTGAGGACATTATAAGCGAGAGTCCAAAGATGGCCCACCTTTTCGACATGATTCCCGTCATTGCCGCCAGCGACAGCACAGTGCTGATTACCGGGGAAAGCGGCACCGGCAAGGGTCTGGTTGCTCGAGCCGTTCACAATTTGAGTCCCCGACAAAAACTTCCCTTTGTCACCGTAAACTGCGGTGCCATACCAGAGACTCTCCTGGAGTCAGAACTCTTTGGCTACAAGGCGGGAGCCTTTACCGATGCGCGCAAAGACAAACCAGGAAGATTTGCCCTGGCACAGGGAGGCACTATTTTTCTCGATGAGATTGGCGACATCCCCACCTCTATTCAGGCAAAGCTCCTCAGAGTTCTGCAGGAAAAAATCTTTGAGCCCCTCGGGGGTGTACAGGGTATTCGTGCCGACGTGCGCATCATAGCAGCCACCAACAGGGATCTGGTAAAGCTGGTGGAACAAGGTCTCTTTCGCACTGACCTTTATTATCGAGTCAACGTCTTTCAGCTCGTACTGCCACCCCTGCGAGATAGGAAGGAAGATATCCCTTTGCTCGTAGAGCATTTTATCACCAAGCTGTCTGCCCTCAAGGGCAAAGACATTGCTGGAATCACTCCTGAAGCGATTCGCATTCTTATGAACCACAACTATCCAGGAAATGTGAGGGAACTGGAAAACATTATAGAGCATGCCTTTGTTATCTGTCCCGGCGGTATGATTCAGGCGCATCATTTGCCTGACAACCTGCTGGATGGTGCTGCCGCTGCTGTCCGTCCGACTCTCAAACTCGTGGATCAATATGAAAGAGAACTGATTCTCACGGCCCTCAGAAAAAATCGTTGGAACAGGCTGCAGACCGCCCGAGACCTGGGAATTCACAAAACTACTCTATTCAGAAAAATTCGCAAATTAGGAATCAACCTCCCCCGGAAGGATGGTCGCAGCAAGGGGTAG
- a CDS encoding FAD-dependent oxidoreductase gives MKEMFTEYALDGLQLVNRFVFPPIKTGYGSLDGKVTERQLQFYRQIAQDGPAIIIVEPAAVTANGREHPRQLSIHQPHSVEELTKIVQVIHHEGRLACLHLNHAGAAANPKVTGVRPKAPSAVTCSSSGQTAEALTEAEIAEIVEAYQRAANRGVLAGFDLIELQAGHGYLLSQFLNSKINQRQDRFGKDRQLFVREVLSAVQKGAGGIPLVLRISGNEMSPEFGIPDEELLSLLNMIAEASVAAVHVGMGSACFSPPWYFHHMSLPEKPQLESLSRLQQHCSLPVIAAGRFGRKERIQNILSQNLADLIALGRPLIADPNLLKKWLHQQDDRVIQCGYCLQGCLHRVRSGEGLGCNVNPQIGQQELTPSPKKLRVLVAGGGPAGISAALYLAKRGHQVTLAEKEPDLGGQFSLACKAPGKSPMHDSLASLIRAVKQSPVTVLLATEVDSELVRKISPEFLVWATGAHDTIPDIPGLSEQHHLSALEYYRDERQVRGPRILVIGAGRTGLEIAEKLGLEGYIVVATKRTDPLGSNMEMVTRKLVLNRISAMENVTLMPRTRVKAFTAEGVAVETAGEEQLLEPFQTVIHAFGLTPCQGPGEEIKNLVPLLETIGDAQQVQDIYTATLAGYQLACKY, from the coding sequence ATGAAAGAGATGTTCACTGAATATGCCCTCGACGGACTGCAGCTGGTAAACCGCTTCGTTTTCCCGCCAATCAAAACAGGCTATGGCAGCCTTGACGGCAAGGTAACAGAACGGCAACTCCAGTTTTACCGGCAGATCGCCCAGGACGGCCCTGCAATAATCATAGTCGAGCCAGCGGCAGTTACGGCAAACGGCAGGGAGCATCCCAGGCAGCTTTCCATTCATCAGCCACACAGCGTGGAAGAACTCACAAAAATAGTCCAGGTCATCCACCATGAAGGTCGCTTGGCCTGTCTCCATCTCAATCATGCTGGCGCTGCTGCCAACCCCAAAGTAACAGGTGTCAGGCCAAAGGCGCCTTCTGCCGTCACCTGTTCCTCCAGTGGGCAGACAGCCGAAGCATTAACCGAGGCAGAAATAGCAGAGATCGTGGAAGCATACCAGAGAGCAGCAAACAGGGGAGTCTTGGCAGGATTCGACCTCATAGAGCTTCAGGCAGGCCACGGATATCTGCTCTCACAATTTCTCAACAGCAAAATCAACCAGCGGCAAGATCGCTTTGGCAAGGACCGGCAGCTCTTCGTCAGAGAGGTACTTTCAGCAGTGCAAAAAGGTGCAGGCGGCATCCCTCTTGTCTTGAGGATTTCAGGGAATGAAATGTCCCCGGAATTCGGTATCCCTGACGAAGAGCTGCTTTCCCTCCTGAACATGATTGCTGAAGCCAGCGTTGCTGCAGTGCACGTTGGTATGGGCAGTGCTTGCTTCAGCCCGCCCTGGTATTTTCACCACATGAGTCTCCCTGAAAAACCTCAACTGGAAAGTCTGTCTCGACTTCAGCAGCACTGTTCGCTTCCTGTCATTGCAGCCGGAAGATTTGGCAGAAAAGAGCGAATTCAAAACATCCTCAGTCAGAATCTTGCAGATCTTATTGCTCTCGGACGGCCGCTCATTGCTGATCCCAATCTTTTGAAAAAATGGCTGCACCAGCAGGACGACAGGGTCATCCAGTGTGGTTATTGTCTGCAGGGTTGTCTGCATCGAGTGCGCAGCGGCGAGGGCCTGGGATGTAATGTCAATCCACAGATTGGTCAGCAAGAGCTCACTCCGTCGCCAAAGAAGTTGCGCGTTCTCGTTGCCGGAGGAGGACCAGCAGGAATCTCGGCAGCTCTTTACCTGGCAAAACGCGGCCACCAGGTCACCCTAGCAGAAAAAGAGCCCGATCTGGGAGGCCAGTTTAGCCTTGCCTGTAAAGCACCGGGGAAAAGCCCCATGCATGACAGCCTCGCTTCCTTGATTCGGGCAGTGAAACAAAGTCCGGTCACAGTGCTTTTGGCAACAGAAGTTGACAGCGAGCTTGTCAGGAAAATAAGTCCAGAGTTCCTTGTCTGGGCCACTGGTGCCCATGATACCATCCCTGATATCCCAGGACTCTCCGAGCAGCACCATCTATCTGCCCTGGAGTATTACAGAGATGAAAGGCAGGTACGCGGCCCCCGGATACTTGTCATAGGGGCAGGCAGGACAGGCCTTGAAATCGCTGAAAAACTGGGACTGGAGGGCTATATTGTGGTTGCCACAAAACGCACCGATCCCTTGGGAAGCAACATGGAAATGGTTACCAGGAAACTGGTACTCAACAGAATTTCGGCCATGGAAAACGTCACTCTCATGCCGCGTACCCGGGTAAAAGCCTTTACAGCCGAAGGGGTAGCAGTGGAGACAGCGGGAGAAGAACAATTGCTCGAGCCGTTTCAGACGGTGATCCACGCTTTTGGACTTACACCGTGCCAAGGGCCAGGTGAGGAGATCAAAAATTTGGTACCACTACTGGAAACAATCGGCGACGCCCAGCAGGTGCAGGACATCTACACTGCCACCCTGGCTGGCTATCAGCTGGCATGCAAGTATTGA